A single genomic interval of Streptomyces sp. BA2 harbors:
- the recN gene encoding DNA repair protein RecN, translating into MRIRSLGVIDDAVVELSPGFTAVTGETGAGKTMVVTSLGLLLGGRADPALVRIGAKAAVVEGRITVPADATAAVRAEEAGAELDDGALLISRTVSAEGRSRAHLGGRSVPVGLLSELADDLVAVHGQTDQQGLLKPARQRGALDRYAGDAVTVPLAKYTAAYRRLRAVTTEVDEITTRARERAQEADLLRFGLDEVAGVEPREGEDTELAAEAERLGHAEALASAATSAHAALAGNPEDPEGVDATTLVAGAHRALEAVRSHDPALAALAERIGEIGILLGDVAGELAGYADDLDADPLRLAAVEERRAALTQLTRKYGSDIDAVLAWAQEGAARLTELEGDDDRLEELTAERDALRSELAGLAQALTDARQEAASRFAAAVTEELASLAMPHARVTIDITATEVPEGADGVPVDGRLVAYGPAGVDEVELLLAPHPGAPPRPIAKGASGGELSRVMLAVEVVFAGTDPVPTYLFDEVDAGVGGKAAVEIGRRLARLAKSAQVVVVTHLPQVAAFADRQLLVEKTNDGSVTRSGVLVLEGEDRVRELSRMLAGQEDSETARAHAEELLATARGEG; encoded by the coding sequence ATGCGGATACGGTCGCTCGGAGTCATCGACGACGCGGTGGTCGAGCTGTCGCCGGGGTTCACCGCCGTGACCGGCGAGACCGGTGCGGGCAAGACGATGGTGGTCACCAGCCTTGGCCTGCTGCTCGGCGGACGCGCGGATCCCGCCTTGGTGCGGATCGGCGCCAAGGCGGCGGTGGTGGAGGGGCGGATCACTGTGCCCGCGGATGCCACGGCTGCCGTGCGCGCGGAGGAAGCGGGGGCCGAACTCGACGACGGGGCGCTGCTGATCAGCCGTACGGTCTCGGCGGAGGGGCGCTCTCGTGCGCACCTCGGCGGGCGGTCCGTACCGGTGGGTCTGCTGTCCGAACTCGCCGACGACCTCGTCGCGGTGCACGGCCAGACGGACCAGCAGGGCCTGCTCAAACCGGCCCGGCAGCGCGGGGCCCTCGACCGGTACGCGGGCGACGCGGTCACCGTGCCGCTGGCCAAGTACACGGCCGCGTACCGCAGGCTGCGGGCCGTGACGACCGAGGTCGACGAGATCACCACGCGTGCGCGTGAACGGGCCCAGGAGGCCGATCTGCTGCGCTTCGGCCTCGACGAGGTCGCGGGCGTGGAGCCGCGCGAGGGCGAGGACACCGAACTGGCCGCAGAGGCCGAGCGGCTCGGCCACGCGGAGGCCCTCGCCTCCGCCGCCACGTCCGCGCACGCCGCGCTCGCGGGCAACCCCGAGGACCCGGAGGGTGTCGACGCCACGACGCTGGTGGCGGGCGCCCACCGGGCTCTTGAGGCGGTGCGTTCCCACGACCCCGCCCTGGCCGCGCTCGCCGAGCGGATCGGCGAGATCGGAATCCTCCTTGGCGATGTGGCGGGCGAGCTCGCGGGGTACGCCGATGACCTCGACGCCGATCCACTGCGCCTCGCGGCGGTGGAGGAACGGCGGGCCGCGCTCACCCAGCTGACCCGGAAGTACGGCTCCGACATCGACGCCGTGCTCGCCTGGGCCCAGGAGGGGGCCGCGCGGCTCACCGAACTCGAGGGTGACGACGACCGTCTGGAGGAGCTGACCGCCGAGCGGGACGCGCTGCGGTCTGAACTCGCCGGACTCGCCCAGGCGTTGACCGACGCGCGTCAGGAGGCGGCGTCGCGGTTCGCGGCAGCCGTCACCGAAGAGCTGGCCTCGCTCGCGATGCCGCACGCGCGCGTGACGATCGACATCACCGCCACGGAGGTGCCCGAGGGCGCGGACGGTGTGCCGGTCGACGGACGCCTCGTCGCGTACGGCCCGGCGGGCGTGGACGAGGTGGAACTCCTCCTGGCCCCGCATCCGGGCGCCCCGCCCCGGCCGATCGCCAAGGGCGCGTCCGGCGGTGAGCTGTCGCGCGTGATGCTCGCCGTCGAGGTCGTCTTCGCGGGCACGGACCCCGTGCCGACGTACCTCTTCGACGAGGTCGACGCCGGTGTCGGCGGCAAGGCCGCGGTCGAGATCGGCCGCAGGCTGGCCCGCCTCGCCAAGTCCGCGCAGGTCGTGGTCGTGACGCATCTGCCGCAGGTGGCGGCGTTCGCCGACCGGCAGCTGCTGGTCGAGAAGACGAACGACGGGAGCGTCACGCGCTCCGGAGTGCTGGTGCTCGAGGGGGAGGACCGGGTGCGGGAGCTGTCCCGGATGCTGGCGGGCCAGGAGGACTCGGAGACCGCGCGGGCGCATGCGGAGGAGTTGCTGGCGACGGCTCGGGGGGAGGGGTAA
- a CDS encoding glycosyltransferase, with translation MSHVSSHSPHGQTPLHTVQVLGGGSAGSSAHVRSLAAGLAARGVRVTVCAPTEAVGAYDLTGTGARHVHVPRSSDPASVASLRVACADADLVHAHGLHAALRAALALTGRRVPLVVTWHTRAHAEGARARVLRLLERRVAKAAAVVLGTSSDLVDRARSRGARDARLAPVTFPAPRPAAGPAEDAEGLRHKALAELGAVGRPLIVTVGTLERQRGYDVLLEAARAWRHLDPLPLLVIAGEGPERGALQRRIEGEGLPVRLVGRRDDVPEMLAAADLVVLPTSWESRSVLAQEALHARVPLVATSVGGIPELVGDAAVLVPYGDAEALATAVARLLADPALGERLRDKGTAQAATWPTEDETVTQVLSVYDELTQPFGP, from the coding sequence GTGAGCCACGTGAGCAGCCACTCACCGCACGGTCAGACCCCCCTGCACACCGTGCAAGTACTGGGCGGTGGCAGCGCGGGCAGCAGTGCCCACGTCAGGTCGCTCGCCGCGGGCCTCGCGGCGCGGGGCGTGCGGGTCACGGTGTGTGCCCCCACCGAAGCCGTCGGCGCCTACGACCTGACGGGCACCGGCGCCCGACACGTCCACGTACCGCGCAGCAGCGACCCCGCGTCCGTCGCCTCCCTCCGCGTGGCCTGCGCCGACGCCGACCTCGTGCACGCGCACGGACTGCATGCCGCACTCCGCGCCGCCCTTGCGCTCACCGGCCGCCGCGTCCCCCTCGTCGTCACCTGGCACACGCGCGCGCACGCGGAAGGAGCGCGCGCCCGCGTTCTGCGCCTCCTGGAGCGACGCGTCGCCAAGGCCGCCGCCGTGGTCCTCGGCACCTCGTCCGACCTCGTGGACCGCGCCCGCAGCAGGGGCGCGCGGGACGCCCGCCTCGCCCCCGTCACGTTCCCCGCGCCGCGGCCGGCTGCCGGGCCGGCCGAGGACGCCGAGGGTCTGCGCCACAAGGCCCTCGCCGAACTCGGCGCCGTCGGGCGGCCGTTGATCGTCACCGTCGGCACGCTCGAACGGCAGCGGGGCTACGACGTCCTCCTGGAGGCCGCGCGCGCGTGGCGCCACCTCGACCCCCTGCCGCTCCTCGTCATCGCCGGGGAGGGGCCGGAGCGCGGCGCTCTGCAGCGGCGCATCGAAGGCGAAGGTCTCCCGGTCCGGCTCGTGGGGCGGCGCGACGACGTGCCCGAGATGCTCGCGGCGGCCGATCTCGTGGTGCTGCCCACCAGTTGGGAGTCCCGCTCCGTGCTCGCCCAGGAAGCCCTGCACGCGCGCGTGCCGCTCGTCGCGACCTCTGTCGGCGGCATCCCCGAACTGGTCGGCGACGCCGCCGTCCTCGTCCCGTACGGCGACGCCGAGGCCCTGGCCACCGCCGTCGCACGCCTCCTCGCCGACCCCGCGCTCGGGGAGCGGCTCAGGGACAAGGGCACGGCCCAGGCGGCGACATGGCCGACCGAGGACGAAACGGTCACTCAAGTCCTCAGCGTCTACGACGAGTTGACGCAGCCCTTCGGTCCGTAG
- a CDS encoding FtsX-like permease family protein → MGTGLAQAALRAHRPAFVGTAVAALFAATVVSASTMMLGTTGTDGLSARARRQITENGVGDMAVVLLIGSIYMSIFVVASTMGTAVTQQHRELAMVRSIGAKPRQVRRAVAVQALAASIPAALAGFVLGGFGARWWHAGMVSHGLLPAEADFRFGWVALPVCLGVAVVTTTLAALLSALRFSLLRPARALSEAATGRRGLGMLRAPLGLIAVAGACAVSVLLSKQPAAEASEGAFLVLILFCVGAGLLGPRIIGPAAWLVSALVGRFGGSARLAMLNVRSQPRRFSAAVVPLVLVVGFGLTKIGMHTTAQHYTGSAGSTGEVWLDYVGTGLYAGFAAIAAANTLAMISFERRRDIALLRVVGSQRAQVRAMAAWEAVVVAGTALLLGTAIALGTLAPILSTAFGSSLPHLPWAVPTGIAAGTLLLTLLATGLPVASVMRRRAISVVGTA, encoded by the coding sequence ATGGGAACGGGACTGGCACAGGCGGCGCTGCGCGCGCATCGCCCGGCGTTTGTGGGGACGGCGGTGGCCGCGCTCTTCGCGGCGACCGTGGTGAGCGCGTCGACGATGATGCTCGGCACGACGGGCACCGACGGGCTCTCCGCGCGGGCACGCAGGCAGATCACCGAGAACGGCGTCGGCGACATGGCCGTCGTCCTGCTCATCGGATCGATCTACATGTCGATATTCGTGGTCGCGTCGACGATGGGTACGGCCGTCACGCAGCAGCACCGCGAGCTGGCCATGGTGCGCTCCATCGGCGCCAAGCCCCGTCAGGTCCGCCGCGCCGTGGCCGTTCAGGCCCTCGCCGCGTCGATCCCGGCGGCGCTCGCAGGCTTCGTCCTCGGCGGCTTCGGCGCGCGCTGGTGGCACGCGGGCATGGTGTCGCACGGACTGCTCCCCGCCGAGGCGGACTTCCGGTTCGGCTGGGTCGCCCTGCCGGTGTGCCTGGGCGTGGCCGTGGTGACGACGACGCTCGCCGCGCTCCTCTCGGCGCTGCGGTTCTCGCTGCTTCGCCCGGCCCGCGCCCTGAGCGAAGCGGCGACCGGGCGGCGGGGGCTCGGCATGCTGCGGGCGCCGCTCGGCCTGATCGCGGTCGCGGGGGCCTGCGCCGTCTCCGTACTGCTGTCGAAGCAACCCGCGGCCGAGGCGAGCGAGGGCGCCTTCCTCGTCCTGATCCTCTTCTGCGTGGGCGCGGGGCTGCTCGGCCCGCGGATCATCGGGCCCGCGGCCTGGCTGGTCTCCGCGCTGGTGGGCCGGTTCGGCGGCAGCGCGCGCCTGGCCATGCTCAACGTCCGCTCGCAGCCCCGCCGCTTCTCCGCCGCGGTCGTGCCGCTCGTCCTGGTCGTGGGCTTCGGCCTGACCAAGATCGGCATGCACACCACGGCACAGCACTACACAGGTTCGGCGGGCAGCACGGGCGAGGTCTGGCTCGACTATGTGGGCACGGGGCTCTACGCGGGCTTCGCCGCGATCGCCGCGGCGAACACCCTCGCCATGATCTCCTTCGAGCGCCGCCGCGACATCGCCCTGCTGCGGGTGGTGGGCAGTCAGCGCGCCCAGGTGCGGGCGATGGCGGCCTGGGAGGCCGTGGTCGTCGCGGGGACGGCGCTGCTGCTCGGCACCGCGATAGCGCTCGGCACGCTGGCCCCCATCCTCAGCACGGCCTTCGGCTCGTCGCTCCCCCACCTGCCGTGGGCCGTGCCGACGGGGATCGCGGCGGGCACCCTGCTCCTCACCCTGCTGGCCACGGGCCTGCCGGTGGCCTCGGTGATGCGGCGCCGCGCGATATCCGTGGTCGGCACGGCCTAG